A stretch of Campylobacter showae DNA encodes these proteins:
- the rsmH gene encoding 16S rRNA (cytosine(1402)-N(4))-methyltransferase RsmH, translating into MNSPHVPVLLNEVLQAFEDIKSGVIVDCTLGYGGHSSAILEQNQNVNLIACDQDEEAIKFSSERLKKFGQRAQIFKSKFSEILGKVEQSQIRGILADIGVSSLQLDKNERGFGLKSENLDMRMDAQAKFSAYDIVNFYSAKELERIFADYGELPSPAKFAAKIIEARQSGEIKSAERLAQIIGLKGVNGRSVSAATLAFQAIRIEVNNELGELQNLLQSIEDSQIDECIVAIISFHSLEDRIVKNKFRQWAQSCICPPQALRCTCGGDNALGKIVSKKAITPSAAEIKANPRSSCAKMRIFKISRGKNAR; encoded by the coding sequence TTGAACTCCCCACACGTTCCCGTGCTACTTAATGAAGTTTTGCAAGCTTTTGAGGATATAAAAAGCGGCGTGATTGTCGATTGTACGCTCGGATACGGCGGGCATTCTAGCGCGATTTTAGAGCAAAATCAAAACGTAAATTTGATAGCCTGCGATCAAGATGAAGAAGCAATCAAATTTAGCTCCGAAAGACTTAAAAAATTTGGCCAAAGAGCGCAAATTTTTAAGAGCAAATTTTCAGAAATTTTGGGCAAAGTAGAACAATCTCAAATCCGCGGTATCCTAGCCGACATCGGCGTTTCGTCGTTGCAGCTCGATAAAAACGAGCGCGGCTTTGGACTAAAGAGCGAAAATTTAGATATGCGGATGGATGCGCAGGCTAAATTTTCAGCTTACGACATTGTAAATTTTTATAGCGCAAAAGAGCTGGAGCGTATCTTTGCCGATTACGGCGAGCTACCTAGTCCTGCCAAATTTGCCGCCAAAATCATAGAAGCCAGGCAAAGCGGCGAGATAAAAAGCGCCGAACGTCTCGCGCAAATAATCGGGCTAAAGGGCGTAAACGGGCGCAGCGTTAGCGCGGCGACGTTAGCTTTTCAAGCGATCAGAATAGAAGTCAACAACGAGCTAGGTGAACTGCAAAATTTGCTACAAAGCATTGAGGATTCGCAGATCGACGAGTGTATCGTGGCGATAATCAGCTTTCATTCGCTAGAAGATCGTATCGTAAAAAATAAATTTAGGCAGTGGGCGCAAAGCTGCATTTGTCCGCCGCAAGCCCTTAGATGCACGTGCGGAGGAGATAATGCGCTAGGTAAAATAGTCAGTAAAAAGGCAATAACGCCAAGCGCTGCCGAGATCAAGGCAAATCCGCGTTCAAGCTGCGCTAAAATGAGGATTTTTAAAATTTCAAGAGGTAAAAATGCAAGATAA